In Sediminispirochaeta bajacaliforniensis DSM 16054, one DNA window encodes the following:
- a CDS encoding ABC transporter substrate-binding protein, translating into MKHVKRLGILAVILLLVFAFSSCSNSKSEKGTASISDGKSWEETSGFNDNLSVEELYEKAKEEKTVTIYSMSSRLNDVKESFEAQYPGVEVVVYDMRNSEILEKFQREYNAGIHTADVLFIKDTDGAVYNEFVKMGLLKEYIPQNMMKSALPEYQKGAYVPYFEMKQIFYNSEVYDSCPIDNWWDLTRPEYNGKIILRSPIENSEIMGLFIAFVKNSDDMASAYEKEFGEKLVLNGTENAGYEFLKRLINNDLIIMTSDTDITEAVGAPGQSDPPFGIATSSKMRKAGDDLLINVANDLLPRLGVLDPAYLYITDQSEHVNAAKLLLRWIGGEADGTGEGFKPFHVRGSWPSRTDVAPIDTPPLNSLNLWPLDLNYNYMILDDMRNFWLTLQ; encoded by the coding sequence ATGAAGCATGTAAAACGATTAGGTATTCTGGCAGTTATCCTTCTTTTGGTGTTTGCATTTTCTTCCTGCTCGAATAGTAAGAGCGAGAAGGGGACAGCCTCCATTTCGGATGGGAAAAGTTGGGAGGAAACTTCAGGATTTAATGACAACCTAAGTGTGGAAGAACTTTACGAAAAAGCCAAAGAAGAGAAAACCGTTACGATTTATTCTATGTCCAGCAGACTTAACGACGTTAAAGAGAGCTTTGAAGCGCAATATCCGGGGGTTGAAGTCGTTGTCTACGATATGAGAAATTCCGAAATTTTAGAAAAGTTCCAAAGAGAATACAACGCCGGTATCCATACTGCAGACGTGCTTTTTATAAAGGACACCGATGGGGCTGTTTACAATGAGTTTGTTAAAATGGGGCTTTTGAAAGAATACATTCCCCAGAATATGATGAAGAGTGCTCTTCCCGAGTACCAAAAAGGCGCCTATGTTCCTTACTTTGAGATGAAGCAAATTTTCTACAATTCAGAAGTGTACGATTCTTGCCCCATTGATAATTGGTGGGATCTGACACGCCCTGAATACAACGGTAAGATTATTCTGAGGAGTCCAATAGAAAATTCCGAAATCATGGGACTGTTTATTGCCTTTGTAAAGAATAGTGATGATATGGCTTCTGCTTATGAAAAAGAGTTTGGTGAAAAGCTGGTTTTAAACGGAACGGAAAATGCCGGTTATGAATTTTTAAAACGTCTTATCAATAATGATTTGATTATCATGACGTCAGATACCGATATTACTGAGGCTGTCGGGGCTCCTGGACAAAGTGATCCTCCTTTCGGGATTGCAACCTCCAGCAAGATGCGTAAAGCAGGTGATGATCTGCTGATTAATGTTGCCAATGATTTGTTACCTCGTTTGGGCGTGCTTGATCCTGCATATCTCTATATTACCGATCAATCGGAACATGTGAATGCTGCAAAACTTCTACTTCGTTGGATTGGCGGTGAGGCCGATGGAACGGGTGAGGGATTTAAACCCTTTCATGTCAGAGGTTCCTGGCCTTCACGTACGGACGTTGCTCCTATCGACACACCTCCCCTGAATTCCCTGAACCTATGGCCCTTGGATCTTAACTATAACTACATGATCCTTGATGATATGCGGAATTTCTGGCTTACCTTGCAATAA
- a CDS encoding DUF362 domain-containing protein produces the protein MEKPKVYFTDFRTIAFGDGLPTKLKKLLKRAGIGKIDMDGKFAAIKMHFGELGNISYLRPNYAKAVVDVVKELGGKPFLTDCNTMYPGSRKNAIEHLECAWENGFTPLTVGCPVLIGDGLKGTDDIAVPVSGGEYVKEARIGRTIMDADVFISLTHFKGHEMTGFGGTIKNIGMGCGSRAGKTDQHSSGKPHIDQALCRGCRRCERECANNGLEFDATAKKMHVNQEHCVGCGRCLGACNFDAITFSGDNAVELLNRRMAEYTKAVLDGRPNFHISLVVDVSPNCDCHGENDAPILPNLGMFASFDPLALDQACADACLKAAPLPGSQLSENMAKPGFIDQHDHFINSTPESEWHTCLAHAEKIGIGTRDYELVIMK, from the coding sequence ATGGAAAAACCAAAGGTCTATTTTACGGATTTTCGCACTATAGCGTTCGGAGACGGACTTCCCACCAAGCTGAAAAAGTTACTAAAACGAGCCGGTATCGGGAAAATCGATATGGATGGCAAGTTTGCAGCCATCAAGATGCATTTCGGTGAACTGGGAAATATCAGCTACCTTCGCCCTAATTATGCTAAAGCCGTGGTCGACGTCGTGAAGGAGCTTGGCGGTAAGCCTTTTTTGACAGACTGCAACACTATGTACCCCGGCAGTCGAAAAAATGCGATAGAGCATTTGGAATGTGCATGGGAGAACGGATTTACCCCTCTGACCGTGGGCTGTCCTGTCCTGATAGGAGACGGGTTAAAAGGGACCGACGATATCGCAGTGCCCGTGTCAGGAGGGGAATATGTAAAAGAAGCCCGAATCGGACGAACCATTATGGACGCCGATGTGTTTATCAGTCTGACCCATTTCAAGGGGCATGAGATGACGGGCTTCGGCGGTACCATTAAAAACATCGGCATGGGCTGCGGCTCCCGTGCAGGAAAAACCGATCAGCACAGCAGTGGTAAGCCACACATCGACCAGGCTCTTTGCCGTGGCTGTCGAAGATGCGAACGGGAGTGCGCCAACAACGGTCTGGAGTTTGATGCGACCGCAAAAAAGATGCATGTTAATCAGGAACATTGTGTTGGCTGCGGACGCTGTCTGGGTGCATGCAATTTTGATGCCATTACTTTCAGTGGCGACAACGCTGTTGAACTCTTGAACCGCCGCATGGCCGAATATACCAAGGCAGTGCTTGATGGTCGGCCTAACTTTCACATTTCTTTGGTAGTGGATGTCTCGCCCAACTGTGATTGTCACGGAGAAAATGATGCACCCATTCTCCCTAATTTAGGCATGTTTGCATCCTTTGATCCCCTGGCTCTGGACCAGGCTTGTGCAGATGCCTGTCTGAAGGCTGCACCGCTTCCTGGTAGTCAACTATCTGAGAACATGGCAAAACCGGGCTTCATTGATCAACATGATCATTTCATCAACTCCACTCCCGAATCCGAATGGCATACCTGCTTAGCGCATGCAGAGAAAATCGGCATAGGCACCCGGGATTATGAGCTTGTTATAATGAAATGA
- a CDS encoding ribonuclease HII: MTTIEYCGIDEAGRGPLAGPVTAAAVILPAAFPIELLDDSKKLSPAKRNIALKEILSSCSYGVGWVWPEEIDRINIHNASLLAMKRAFEAIDQKTRKLVKIVQVDGKFSPKLDHPRIEAIIRGDQTHPHIQAASILAKETRDRWMIRYSWIEPAWHFEQHKGYPTKLHRELCRRYGLSEIHRKSFRIFSS; encoded by the coding sequence ATGACAACAATTGAATACTGCGGTATCGACGAAGCAGGCAGGGGCCCTCTTGCGGGCCCGGTAACCGCTGCAGCTGTTATTCTACCTGCAGCTTTTCCTATCGAGCTACTCGACGATTCGAAGAAACTCTCACCAGCCAAACGAAACATCGCCCTGAAGGAGATTCTTTCCTCCTGCAGCTACGGTGTCGGTTGGGTGTGGCCTGAAGAGATCGACAGGATCAACATCCACAACGCCTCTCTCCTTGCCATGAAACGTGCTTTCGAAGCCATAGATCAGAAGACCCGCAAACTCGTAAAAATCGTTCAGGTCGATGGGAAATTTTCTCCGAAACTCGACCACCCGCGAATAGAAGCCATCATCAGGGGCGACCAGACCCACCCCCACATACAAGCGGCCTCAATCCTCGCTAAGGAAACACGAGACCGCTGGATGATTCGCTACAGCTGGATCGAACCGGCATGGCACTTTGAACAGCACAAAGGCTATCCAACAAAACTGCACAGAGAACTCTGCCGCCGCTACGGCCTGAGTGAGATCCATCGCAAAAGCTTCAGGATTTTTTCTTCATGA
- a CDS encoding Bor/Iss family lipoprotein, translating into MKKLLYLVCAAMLVTLVASCTTFKLSGLQMDIERQSYQTVGELDLKITVHEFLGNSGGSNLANVSADNMDTVIYDAIQREVSKFSGDAAVNVTVEYQASVVDILLNAITFGIYAPAEAHVTGTIIKYQ; encoded by the coding sequence ATGAAGAAATTATTGTATTTGGTATGTGCTGCCATGCTTGTAACGTTAGTTGCATCCTGTACCACCTTCAAATTGTCCGGTTTGCAGATGGATATAGAGCGGCAGTCTTACCAGACAGTGGGAGAGCTTGATCTGAAAATAACGGTCCATGAGTTCCTGGGAAATTCAGGGGGAAGCAACCTTGCAAACGTGTCAGCCGATAACATGGACACTGTTATTTACGATGCAATTCAGAGAGAAGTTTCAAAGTTTTCCGGTGATGCGGCAGTTAACGTAACCGTTGAATATCAGGCTTCGGTCGTCGATATTCTTTTGAATGCGATAACTTTCGGCATTTATGCACCTGCCGAGGCGCATGTGACCGGGACCATCATCAAATATCAGTAG
- a CDS encoding chromosome segregation SMC family protein, whose protein sequence is MFLKSIQIFGFKSFADRSVIEFRDGISALLGPNGCGKSNVVDSIKWVLGEQSTKTLRAEKMEDVIFNGTENRKALNVAEVTLTLSNDDGVLPIEIPEIEVKRRLHRSGESEYFINSAPVKLREVRELFFDTGIGKSSYSIMEQGKIDQILSNKPEERRYIFEEAAGITKYKLKGAEAERKLQRTEENMRQVEGILREVKRSYDTLKVQSEKTFSYRDLKERIFGLELDIQLLKLKGILDDQHQKEEKLKEKSQKRDELRSAIDTINNLLEENLDQVNSMESSLIEAQKKLYGIDIEKSNRESRRQILTERSSELEQQAKTAVERQSSIREKIASTGEGISAREASLADFDKRIGEIEEHIASFTRNIESANGRIGENEKRIAQNEKTVLSLEKQREDLQVKLREITDDIVTQLDSKLKETGYSRQERADMEEEILNTIESLSIQLKGKQSLVEDAIKLDESEKQKTLSLVRDAFEATGLATKKLSELFTRYRSAVPSFIDEFLAPEGIITIKREIDRNIEDAGAEMTRRREEIAALREENKNLSSKIEEYRRTLEDLRINRAQLDTQKGAMKESLATLKRELTDLEKQLAAAEAEAQRCKLSIEENHAKIKALDEERMELDRQEVALKKELTSLEAGINDRNKELLKKEDNLKQQMDQLGKIQSQVEQLQVNLAGLNAEVRNIYDNFRDRHSRDLNEYDSRMFEIREDAKDLRDNLSKAKEELKALGQVNLMAPEEFSEVKERYDFLNGQLDDLYKAREDLTRITKQIRVESTELFLDTYEKIKKNFHSMFRRLFGGGRGELQLTEPNEVLTSGIEIYAQPPGKKLENISLLSGGERSLTAVGLLFATYMVKPSPFCILDEIDAALDESNVGRFVNVLMEFGNKSQFIVITHNKKTVAGAKTLLGVTMEESGVSKIIAVRLADDGNVVEEEADEPDGVPTE, encoded by the coding sequence GTGTTTTTAAAAAGCATTCAAATATTCGGCTTTAAATCCTTTGCCGATAGGAGCGTTATCGAATTTCGTGACGGTATCAGTGCCTTGCTCGGGCCAAACGGTTGCGGTAAGAGCAACGTCGTGGATTCTATCAAATGGGTTCTCGGAGAACAGTCGACCAAGACCCTGCGAGCCGAAAAAATGGAAGATGTCATCTTCAACGGGACGGAAAATCGAAAGGCGCTTAATGTTGCTGAGGTGACCCTCACGTTAAGCAATGATGATGGTGTCCTTCCCATAGAGATACCCGAAATCGAGGTGAAACGTCGCCTTCATCGTTCCGGCGAATCGGAATACTTTATTAATTCTGCTCCGGTAAAGCTTCGTGAGGTTCGTGAGCTTTTCTTCGATACCGGGATAGGAAAATCATCGTATTCCATCATGGAGCAGGGAAAGATCGATCAGATCCTTTCCAACAAGCCCGAAGAGCGTCGCTATATCTTTGAAGAAGCCGCAGGCATCACCAAATATAAGCTCAAGGGCGCGGAGGCCGAACGAAAGCTTCAGCGGACCGAAGAGAATATGCGTCAGGTGGAGGGCATCCTTCGGGAGGTTAAGCGCTCCTACGACACCCTCAAGGTGCAGTCGGAAAAGACTTTTTCCTATCGTGATTTGAAAGAACGTATTTTCGGCCTTGAACTTGATATTCAGCTGTTAAAATTAAAGGGAATCCTCGACGATCAGCATCAAAAAGAGGAAAAGTTAAAGGAAAAGAGCCAAAAGCGGGATGAATTGCGATCCGCCATCGATACCATCAATAATCTGCTCGAAGAAAATCTTGACCAGGTCAATAGCATGGAGTCGAGTCTTATAGAGGCCCAGAAAAAGCTTTACGGTATTGATATTGAGAAGAGCAATAGAGAGAGTCGCAGGCAGATATTGACCGAGCGCTCGTCCGAGCTCGAACAGCAGGCTAAGACTGCCGTGGAACGCCAATCTTCCATCCGGGAAAAGATTGCAAGTACCGGAGAGGGTATTAGCGCCAGGGAGGCCTCCCTGGCTGATTTCGATAAGCGTATCGGTGAGATCGAGGAACACATAGCCTCCTTTACCCGGAATATCGAATCTGCCAACGGTAGGATCGGTGAAAATGAGAAGCGAATCGCCCAGAATGAAAAAACGGTCCTTTCTCTTGAAAAACAGCGTGAGGATTTGCAGGTCAAACTCAGGGAAATTACCGACGATATCGTAACGCAACTCGACAGCAAACTGAAGGAGACCGGTTATTCCCGCCAGGAGCGGGCGGACATGGAAGAAGAGATTCTCAATACCATTGAGTCTCTCTCGATTCAATTGAAGGGAAAGCAGTCGTTGGTCGAGGACGCCATTAAGCTCGACGAGAGTGAAAAACAGAAGACTCTTTCACTGGTGCGGGATGCTTTTGAGGCTACCGGATTGGCGACAAAGAAGCTTTCTGAGCTTTTTACCCGTTATCGCAGCGCCGTTCCTTCCTTTATCGATGAATTTCTTGCACCCGAGGGAATTATCACCATAAAACGTGAGATCGACCGTAATATCGAGGATGCCGGAGCGGAAATGACCCGCCGGAGGGAAGAGATCGCCGCTCTTCGCGAGGAAAACAAGAATCTTTCTTCGAAGATAGAGGAATATCGACGTACCTTGGAAGATCTGCGTATCAACCGTGCCCAACTGGACACCCAGAAAGGGGCGATGAAGGAGAGCCTTGCGACCCTGAAGCGGGAGTTGACCGATCTGGAAAAGCAGCTTGCCGCTGCAGAGGCGGAGGCACAGCGCTGTAAGCTTAGCATTGAGGAAAACCATGCCAAGATTAAGGCCCTTGACGAGGAGCGGATGGAGCTCGACCGTCAGGAAGTTGCGCTGAAAAAGGAACTGACGAGCCTTGAGGCAGGGATCAACGACCGCAATAAAGAACTGCTGAAAAAAGAAGACAACCTCAAACAGCAGATGGACCAACTTGGAAAGATCCAAAGTCAGGTCGAACAACTCCAGGTGAATCTTGCCGGCCTCAACGCCGAGGTCCGTAATATCTACGACAATTTTCGTGATCGTCATTCAAGGGATTTAAACGAGTACGACTCTCGTATGTTCGAAATACGCGAGGATGCAAAGGACCTGCGGGATAACCTTTCCAAGGCCAAAGAGGAGCTCAAAGCCCTGGGCCAGGTGAATTTGATGGCTCCCGAGGAGTTTTCCGAGGTCAAAGAGCGTTACGACTTTCTTAATGGTCAACTTGATGATCTCTACAAGGCCAGAGAGGATCTTACCCGCATTACCAAACAAATCAGGGTCGAGTCTACCGAACTTTTCCTCGACACCTACGAAAAGATAAAGAAAAATTTTCATTCGATGTTTCGCCGTCTTTTCGGAGGAGGAAGGGGAGAGCTTCAGCTTACAGAACCCAATGAGGTCCTCACCAGCGGTATTGAGATATACGCCCAGCCTCCGGGAAAGAAACTTGAGAATATCTCCCTGCTTTCCGGTGGAGAGCGGAGCCTGACAGCCGTCGGACTGCTGTTCGCCACCTATATGGTGAAGCCTTCTCCATTTTGTATTCTTGATGAGATCGATGCTGCCCTTGACGAATCGAACGTCGGTCGTTTTGTCAATGTGTTGATGGAATTCGGTAACAAGAGCCAGTTTATCGTTATTACTCATAACAAGAAGACGGTCGCCGGTGCGAAAACCCTTCTCGGTGTAACCATGGAGGAGTCCGGTGTTTCGAAGATCATCGCCGTCAGACTGGCCGACGATGGAAATGTGGTTGAAGAGGAAGCCGATGAGCCGGATGGAGTTCCTACAGAGTAG
- a CDS encoding PfkB family carbohydrate kinase — MIGHVCKDTVFDVGVRSESLGGAVYFSSAAVSRSGKHVHVITKAAEQDDVLLDEMRQSGIAVTRQDSPQTTCMALHYDSADRERREILLAAQASSFSIASFPLVESRIFHLAGLVRGEIPEAFIPHLAQKGDLAVDVQGFIRCNEGERLLFKPWENADTLLPFIKFLKTDAAEAEILTGEKDREKAAILLNRKGAKEVLITHNSEALLFVDGKIYTAPFTPSNLSGRTGRGDTTFAAYLARRVEDAHPAEALRYAAALCSIKMEHPGPFEGNISDVYARMKTMI; from the coding sequence ATGATCGGTCATGTCTGCAAAGACACTGTATTTGATGTGGGAGTTCGCTCCGAAAGTCTGGGTGGGGCGGTCTATTTCTCTTCTGCCGCCGTATCACGATCGGGAAAGCATGTTCATGTTATTACAAAGGCTGCAGAACAAGATGATGTATTGCTTGATGAGATGAGACAAAGTGGAATAGCGGTTACAAGGCAGGATTCGCCTCAAACAACCTGTATGGCGTTGCATTATGATTCGGCTGATCGTGAGCGACGTGAGATTCTTTTGGCCGCTCAGGCATCGTCGTTTTCTATTGCTTCCTTTCCGCTTGTCGAAAGCCGGATTTTTCACTTGGCAGGATTGGTAAGAGGAGAGATTCCGGAAGCTTTTATCCCCCACTTGGCTCAAAAGGGTGATCTTGCCGTGGATGTTCAGGGTTTTATCCGCTGCAATGAAGGAGAAAGGCTCTTATTTAAACCCTGGGAAAATGCTGATACATTGCTTCCTTTTATTAAATTTTTGAAAACGGATGCTGCCGAGGCGGAAATTCTCACAGGAGAGAAGGACCGAGAGAAGGCTGCTATATTGTTGAATAGAAAAGGGGCGAAAGAGGTCCTCATCACGCATAACAGTGAGGCCCTTTTGTTCGTTGATGGTAAGATCTATACGGCTCCATTTACTCCCTCAAATTTATCCGGCCGTACAGGGCGGGGAGACACCACTTTTGCCGCTTATCTTGCAAGACGTGTGGAAGATGCACACCCAGCCGAGGCTCTGCGGTATGCCGCTGCGCTCTGCTCTATTAAGATGGAGCATCCCGGTCCCTTTGAGGGAAATATCAGTGACGTATATGCGCGGATGAAAACAATGATATAA
- a CDS encoding DUF3276 family protein codes for MGLRGEVFSSRFSTEKRTYFFNVKENRKGDLFLNIVESKKHGDIGGYERQSVIVFDDELEDFTRELNKAIDFMKKKS; via the coding sequence ATGGGATTACGAGGGGAAGTTTTTTCAAGCAGGTTCAGTACGGAAAAGCGCACCTACTTTTTCAATGTAAAAGAGAATAGAAAGGGTGATCTGTTTCTCAATATCGTGGAAAGCAAAAAGCATGGCGATATTGGTGGGTACGAACGTCAGTCGGTAATTGTCTTCGACGATGAGCTGGAGGATTTTACCAGAGAACTCAACAAGGCAATCGATTTCATGAAGAAAAAATCCTGA
- a CDS encoding ABC transporter ATP-binding protein: MSRIELNKVNKYYDKALILKDVDLVVEEGDFMTLLGPSGCGKTTTLRVISGLENPQSGTVSIDGRVVADPKSGRFEPPAKRDLNLVFQSYALWPHMTVFENVAFGLTVKKVPKNEIKRSVMSALERMQIGQYADRYPSELSGGQQQRVAIARAIVSQPKILLLDEPLSNLDAKLRIDMRAELKRLHKELKTTIIYVTHDQVEALTLSSKIAVYFEGVLTQCNTPSEIYNNPATLRVAEFIGNPKINFLSGTLADITDNQLTVQCSFGSLTCKNINERGNDSVHIVSESFSGLEVTVAIRPEDILIEKSEQDGYIPCCISSILPAGSETLLELELVNTLLMVKEVGPQRFDVGDTVWVYMKQERMNLYETENGTLIMRAQ; the protein is encoded by the coding sequence ATGAGCCGTATAGAACTGAATAAGGTAAATAAATACTATGATAAAGCACTTATCCTGAAGGATGTTGACCTTGTAGTAGAGGAGGGGGATTTCATGACCCTTCTTGGTCCGTCGGGATGTGGAAAGACCACCACGTTGCGTGTTATTTCCGGCTTGGAGAATCCTCAAAGTGGCACGGTGTCTATCGATGGCAGGGTTGTGGCCGACCCGAAAAGTGGTAGGTTTGAGCCGCCCGCCAAACGGGATCTCAACCTTGTTTTTCAAAGCTATGCTCTTTGGCCCCATATGACCGTTTTTGAAAATGTTGCCTTTGGTCTGACCGTAAAAAAAGTTCCCAAAAACGAGATTAAGAGGAGCGTAATGTCCGCATTGGAGAGGATGCAAATCGGGCAGTACGCCGATCGCTATCCTTCGGAATTATCAGGTGGGCAACAACAGCGGGTTGCCATAGCACGAGCCATTGTTTCCCAACCTAAAATTCTTCTTTTAGATGAACCGCTTTCCAATTTAGATGCAAAACTCCGTATAGATATGCGTGCCGAATTAAAGCGCCTGCACAAAGAGTTGAAGACCACAATCATCTACGTAACCCACGACCAGGTCGAAGCGCTTACCCTTTCTTCCAAAATTGCCGTCTATTTTGAAGGGGTGCTTACACAATGCAATACACCAAGCGAAATTTACAACAACCCTGCTACATTGCGGGTTGCAGAGTTTATTGGTAATCCGAAGATTAATTTCCTTTCGGGTACCCTCGCGGATATAACAGATAATCAATTAACTGTTCAATGCAGTTTCGGATCTCTTACATGTAAGAATATCAATGAAAGAGGCAACGACTCCGTACACATCGTTTCCGAATCATTTTCCGGGCTTGAGGTAACCGTTGCTATTCGTCCCGAAGACATCCTTATCGAAAAAAGTGAGCAAGACGGATATATCCCATGTTGCATTTCTTCTATTCTCCCTGCCGGATCGGAAACACTGCTGGAGCTTGAATTAGTAAATACTCTTCTCATGGTGAAAGAGGTTGGACCTCAACGCTTTGATGTCGGCGATACGGTCTGGGTCTACATGAAGCAGGAGCGAATGAATTTATATGAAACTGAAAACGGCACTTTGATTATGCGTGCTCAATGA
- a CDS encoding tetratricopeptide repeat protein — MIGRSLGLGLAFLLALASCASGPAPQQSVDLRIDTGGQAGDTAPMKASITEPAPILISDLLRPAGWGNEPYSVDLPLPELPAPRLPQCISVSMLPASSEYDFSQLEDIDEPVPPFVPEVSEPKISTPNLSESEIGTVPRPSAIPKPTAAVDADSEPSSESGAAAAEGSAAVKAPSAVPASSSSVSSIVTPPSANLDSQENPIASELTAAVGENVTIILDGRGWIYLGAKSQSPVGASGESPVEFMERSFGENNSRFLFLTVAEGDMLLSFQKQEATTGKSLSKRYLVTVTGPKEDTAFQGQGHPASVGNSSEGGGEQDGTLVPSFSIDELTTAYREGRQTEALSHLFELLDAEKEENDPPLGLSRFAILEKPESDAVSVLPASSLLELLDSQVERGGAKEVLDFLLWFVPSVPSAQRDEFYYRIGRLYEETLRPQNPEQAVEYYRKIREAYPWSRYWNDAVKRERYLRRHFLELR, encoded by the coding sequence GTGATCGGACGATCCCTCGGGCTGGGCCTTGCATTCTTGTTGGCCCTTGCCTCGTGTGCCTCCGGCCCCGCTCCTCAACAGTCTGTCGATCTGAGGATCGACACAGGGGGACAGGCGGGGGATACTGCTCCGATGAAAGCTTCTATAACGGAGCCGGCGCCCATCTTGATTTCCGATCTGCTCAGGCCGGCGGGCTGGGGAAATGAGCCATATTCGGTCGATTTACCCCTTCCCGAACTTCCTGCTCCACGCCTTCCCCAATGTATTTCGGTTTCCATGCTTCCGGCTTCTTCCGAATATGATTTTTCCCAATTGGAGGATATCGATGAGCCTGTTCCTCCTTTTGTGCCGGAGGTCAGCGAGCCAAAGATCAGTACCCCGAACCTAAGCGAGTCCGAAATTGGGACAGTTCCCCGCCCCTCGGCGATTCCCAAACCAACGGCTGCCGTGGACGCTGATTCTGAACCGAGCAGCGAATCCGGGGCCGCTGCCGCGGAAGGCTCTGCAGCGGTGAAAGCGCCGTCTGCTGTTCCGGCATCCTCTTCTTCCGTTTCTTCCATCGTTACTCCTCCTTCAGCAAACCTGGATTCGCAGGAGAATCCCATCGCCTCAGAGCTGACTGCGGCGGTAGGCGAAAATGTGACAATTATCCTCGATGGAAGGGGGTGGATCTATCTGGGAGCAAAATCCCAGTCGCCTGTCGGAGCCTCGGGCGAAAGTCCCGTGGAATTTATGGAACGCAGCTTTGGCGAAAACAACAGCCGCTTTCTTTTCCTTACCGTAGCCGAGGGGGATATGCTCCTCAGCTTCCAAAAACAGGAGGCAACAACGGGGAAAAGCCTATCCAAACGCTATCTCGTGACAGTTACCGGCCCCAAAGAGGATACCGCTTTCCAGGGGCAGGGACACCCGGCATCTGTAGGAAATAGCTCCGAGGGGGGGGGGGAACAGGATGGGACACTTGTTCCTTCTTTCAGTATAGACGAGTTGACCACGGCCTACCGGGAGGGGCGGCAAACAGAGGCCCTTTCCCACCTTTTCGAGCTCCTTGATGCCGAAAAAGAGGAAAACGATCCGCCTCTCGGACTTTCCCGATTCGCCATACTTGAGAAGCCCGAATCCGACGCTGTTTCGGTGCTTCCGGCCTCTTCACTTCTCGAGCTCCTTGATAGCCAGGTTGAACGGGGTGGGGCAAAGGAGGTGCTCGACTTTTTGCTTTGGTTTGTACCTTCTGTTCCGTCCGCTCAGCGGGATGAATTCTACTATCGTATCGGCCGTCTTTATGAGGAGACACTGCGTCCGCAAAACCCCGAACAGGCGGTGGAGTACTATCGAAAAATCAGGGAAGCTTATCCTTGGAGTCGCTACTGGAATGATGCCGTAAAACGGGAACGCTACCTGCGCCGTCACTTTTTAGAACTACGTTAG